AAAAGGCACCAGAACTACTAATAGAAGCCTCTCGATCAGTTTTATCCTTGTGTATGAAATAATGCTTATTCATATATTTTCTCTTTTCCTTCAATAGAATCTAGAACAATCGAAACTATCGCCATTGTACACTGAAGGTAACTTGTCCAGGTAAGCAAAGTAACTAgaacttaaaatatatgtcATTATATTGTATAACCTCCATTCATTTCTTACCTCTTCAGAGCTTTGGCCAAGGAATCCGGCTATACTAGCGATTCCAATCTGGTCTTCCGTAAGAAGGAGGTACCCGTGAGCAGTCCCCTTAGCCCCGTTGAACAAAAGCAGGCTTACAAGAGTCTCCAGGCAGGGGGAGAGCCACCTCTGCTCGGCTTCCGTAAACCAGCGCCCGAGAAACCCCGTGGTAAGTGCCAAAATTTGGTTAGGTTTTGGGTTAGTTTTTGCCGTAGCTCTAATCATATTTAATACTTAACATAGTCATAAGTCGCTGGGCTATCTACTCACTAATCCTGCAAACGGTGTTGGTTCCAAGGTCAATCTTTTGTACACCAAACTATGTAGGACTTTAACCTATTTGCCACCTCTTGCCCTGGTTGTATCTCCATCACCCACTATCACTGCTCACCTGAAGTTGTATTTGTCTGCCCATAAAGAGGCGGGCTCcaccgaaagaaaaaaaaacaacaaataaaaataaaatagcacCACCGTTAATGGCACTGTCACAGGCACCACCGAAACAACAGAAGCCGCTGGCTAATTTAAAATCCGTTTTAATGCATTCCCTAAGAAATTTTGGAGGAGTTCGAATTCATACAGATTACTCCTACGCTCACAAAGATTCGTGTCAGTACCAAGGAGCTGGAAGAAGAAGTGGAACCCGTGAGAAAAGCAGCAACACCGCCACCtgcaccgccaccaccaccacctcctcctcctcatcaaTCTTTGGCGACGAGTAGGGACCATAAGCCGGTAAAGATGTTCTCCCAGCTATCGAAGAATCTGCCCTCGTTCATTCCGTTGAGCAAGAAGCAGCAAGTTTCGCAACAGGATGATCCACCCCCAAGGCCGCCCCACCGAAAGTCCAGCTGCACGAAGAGCACTGTGCGAGTCCTGAGCTCCGCGTCAAAGTCCAGGCATGAGCAGTGCTTTCAACCGCCGAATGGAACTGCCCCTGGGGTATCTACCATCACCCTGCGAAAGGTGGCCACTTCGAGTTGTTCCCGTCGTGAGCCCATCTGCCGATCGAAGTCGGCGGGAGCGGTGTCTACCCTTTTGCAAACGCTTACGGCCACCAAGGAGACCCGACTCACGCGTCGGgttcaacagcagcagcagcaatcgcgTTTGAGGTCCTCGAGTCCTAGTAGACGCCCCGCTCGTCTTCTGGCCCTTCGTCATTCCAGCCGAAGTCCTGTGGCCTTTGGCAGGAGCATATCGAAGGAAAGAAGCTTCGCTGAGGAGAAAAAGCGACTGGAGAACACGCTGCCAGCTAATCGCACCAACTTTGAGGCCAGTACCAATATACTAAGGGATCCCTCCTTGAAATCCCCCCAAGAGGTGAGGGAGGCAGTCCGTTCGTATGCGACGTCACGCAGCAAGTCCTTGCCACGACTTCGTCATACTACAGTGAGCACTACCACAAGGCAGACCATGTGCTTCCCGCAAGTGCGACCCCAGACGCTTTTGGATTGCGGAACTCGGTCGCTGAGGAAGTCGTCCTCGAAAACAGGAAAAGGCCAGGAAAAGAACGGATCCAATGACAGCTTGCCAAGAAGTAATTCCACCTTCTCCATTGACTCTATGGTGCGTCAGGAAATTGTGCCCATAGCACCGCCAAAGACATATGTTGGGAAGTCCAGAGGATCACTCTCTAAAGCGCTGGTTCCACTCCAGAACAGTCGAAGCGAAGGTCACGTGCCAAGAAAGCGTCAGTCTGGCAAAAGCACCACcaagccaccaccaccagttACTGTCCACTCCTACAGCGAATCAGTGAGGGAGAAGACCAACTTTTGGAACGAGTACAACGCCAAACAGGCCATGTCGTTGCCGCAGGAGTACAAATTCTGTCCGGAGGATGTGTGTGATTTCGAAAGTCATACTATCCAGCAACCATGTATCGAGGACCTTGTATGGAAGTATGAGGGCAAGGAGCAGCGTCCACCGAAACAAGTGACCGTGACCGACATCGCTCGTCCCCAATCGCCACAATTGAGCCAGGAACGTCGCTTTTCGCCCACACGAGAGGTTAGGGTGCCCCAAATTAGCCGGGAGGTCAGATCTCCGTCTCGTCGCCGCATCGATAGCCTGCGTTCCAAGGACAAAGAACAGTCCTTGGCCAGGGCCAGCAGCCTCAGCAGCGCAGATGACCGCAAGAGGGCTACTCCAGCTCCTTCAAATGGCCTCTACCAATGTGGTGAACTAGCCCACAGTGCCACTTCATTGACTCACCTGGAACGCCATAGTCCCAGCTGTCGGTATCGTAACAATTGCGAGCGTTTCACTGAATTGAATCGCTTCTACAGCACTTTGGAGCGAGTGGGTCAGCTGGAGAGGGCCACGTCCTCCAGCAGTTTCCATCCCTTGAGAAAGGATGCTGAGCTCCTGGACTTTGATGAATGGCGCCGCGTACGACTTCACGAACGTGCTGAAAAAGAGTTGCAATATTTAGTTGGAAAGCTACGAGATGACCAAAAGCAAAGGGATCTTCACTTTCGTTCAAAAGATGTAGACTCCATTAAATGGCGTCAAGAGGCCGACCAATCACTGATTGCCAAGAAGAAGTCTGTGGAGGATCTGCGCGAAAACTTTGAGCAGCTGAATCTCctcaggcagcagcagcagctccaatCGGAGCCAGTTCATCGCCATTGGAGACGCAATACGGTGGCTGATTTGGCCTGCAGTCTGGAGCACCAGGCCTTGGCGGAACCCGAAATGGAGCGTCACTTGGACAACGATTTAGTGAGCACTTTGTCCAAGGATCAGATTAAGAAGATAACCCAGCAGCTGAACGAAATCTACTCGGGGAATCGCCATGCTCCAGCCGTCGAGGAGCAGTATGTCGTGACCGTAGAGAAGGGTTCCCGTCCAAATGGTCTGAAGGTACGTTGCAACTCCACCATCTCCAAGGATCAGCTACTGGGACCAGTTCAACGTAAGCGAGATGAACAGCACTCAAATCAGACTTTGCCTCGCTCCACTCGCAGCCAATCTCCGGTTGTGGTGGCACGAGAAACCCGTGGTGCCATTGCAGCCAAGAATGCAGAGTTGACCCTGACGAAACCGCCCGATGTGCCACCAAGACCCAAGCCCACACCAAGTCAGGAGATCAAGAGCAAGCCACCGCCAAAGGCGGAACCAAAAGTTGAAGCTCGCGAGCCGGCCGAAGACATAAGCCAGAAGATACAGTACTTCGAGGATCGCCAGTTCGATGAGCCGCCCAAGACCATCTACCACGCTCGCGAAGATTCCTCGCCGGACGAAGCTGAGGTCATGCGACTCATCAATCAAAACATGCAGGAACGTCAGCGAGCTAGGCAACTTCATCACCACCAGGAGCTGAGTAACTCACTGACCGATTTGAGCGGGGTTTTTGGGGAGCGTCCTGCGGCCCGGGTAAATTTTCACTTGCACAGCCCGCCCGATCGTCCGCCCGACGATACCGAGCTTATCAGCTTTGGGAACGGATCACCAGATCACGGAGACGGCAGTCTTGAGCTCTACTCGGACTCCTACTACCGATCGCGGAGTCTGTCGCCCCAATCGCAGGTCTCCGCCTGCTCCAGCTCCTACTTGCAGAGGGTCTACACCGGCGAGGTGCGGAAGATGCGTCAGCACTTCGAGAGCATTCAGCAGTCCGGCGAACAGTCCCGGGAGCCATCCAATGAGCGGCGTGAtttttttgggcttagctcgcTGCGGAGGGCGCGCAGCGATCCCGAAATGAGTGCGGGATCCAAAGACGCCCCGGACACCGTTACGGAGGCGGTGTCGAAGGAGGATGTGCCTCGGCTAACCCACAAATTCGAGCTGCGGGCAGCCACGCCATCGCCGGAACGAGGAAGAAAGCGTCTGCGTAGCGCCCAGGACCGCCTAATGCCCCACATCGATATCATCAGCAAGACAGCGGCATTGAAAAGAGAACTACCCATTCCCGTTCGATCGAGTCCCACTAGGAGCGTTAGCAGCAACAGCCATTGCTTCGAGCGTCTAAGGATGCGCTACGAGTCACCGGAGCCGCAGACCCAGAGCTATTTGTCCACCTCACATCCGGATATGCGGGATGTCCACGACATATCACCCCATCTGAGTGCCGACTGGGTGGCTCACAAGCACCCCGAACCGACGAAACCCAAGGACCTACCCAAGAAGCCACAACGAGTGGTGAGGGCGAGCTCCACTTCTCCACTACGACCAGCAAGGTCGCAGAACCACCAGCTGAGCTCCCGGCTAACTAGCTGCATGAAGGATATATTCGCCAACCAGAAGTTCGATCCCAACAAGCATCGTCCCAAGGCCCGATATGTTCCCGATGGTGCGGAGAATGGCAATCAGAAGTCCAAGGATAATGGAACTTTAGAGCGCCTCAAGAAAACAGCCATGGTGACCTTTAAAGGTGATTATTACGTACGACTTTCAGGGAGCAGTGGTTGGGGTCTCAATGGTAATGATCAGGGAATGAGCCAGGGCAACCTTTCACCTTCCTTACGCTTCGTTGGTCGCCTGATCTCGTAGATCTCGTAGAGCTAGCTGCTGCTTGTTGGGTATTCCCCCATTGGTCTTAACTATTCGAAATTATCCCTTTACTCGTCTCTTTATCTGTAATCGTTGGCGCAGATCTCGACCCGAACGCGCCCCCCATTCCCCCACAGCCACCAGTCAAGGGTCTCTCCTCCTACGATTTCCCGTACAGCACCGACACCGTCGACGGATCAGGTGAGTGACGATGATGCAGCTGATCCCTGGCATTTCTAGTGCACGAAGTATCCGCTGCTTAAAAGTCGAGCAAAAAAGTAAGGCAGTGAAAATGGGAGTTAAATGTGCTGGAAAGTCTTACCCCCTCTCTATATATGAACAAAATTTAAGATTGAATTTCATAACTATTCATTTGATTATTATCGGGACTATTTATATCCAAATCGTGCATATGTTTAACAAGCGTATTCTTCAAGTTCACATTTCAatcttgaaaaatattttacctatacttatatatttacCAATCCACTAACTACATGAAAGGAAATTGACCCAGCTCAATGTCCATATACACTAGTTAGCGGATTAATTTTAGTTAGCTTATCCTGGTCAGGACACTTAATGTATCCATTCTATTCCGCACTAAGCCAGTGTCATTCGATGACCTTTGCTAAAAGCATTTTTACTACCGCAACGACGGGCAATTTCCGCAATTGGTGCAATTTCGCTTTGAAGGCGCGCCGTGCCTCAGTTGACCAAATTAATCGATATCTCCAATGAGAATGCCGGCCACGCGGACAGGCCTGACCTGCTTAGCTCACCCGGCCGAACCACCAAGCCACCAAACCAGCAAGCCACCACCCACCTGTCCGCCTGTTCGGGTGGTGGCTCTgcccttgttgttgctgcttcgcAGGGGGTGGCTCACCTTGCCGGTGCGAACCTGCAGTTCGTTGGCGTTGCCATGGCCAAGACGATGCCGTCAACAAAACAAACTCGGGAACACATACCGGTCGCGGCCGTTAGTCAGTTTCACTTTTCCGTGCCAAAAAAACGTGTCTTTCGGGCTGCGCTCGCAATAATTGTCAGTTAAATGTCTTATGCAACCGCGGCAATATGATCCATCAAACGCTGGCGCCGCACCGCAGCAAATCCTCCAGTTATTCCAAGAGCAAGGCTGTCCACTGGCGACAGAAGTTGCACAGCAGCTGCAACGACTTGGAGCTGGAGGATGAGCCATTCCCGGAGCCGCAAGGCATGTGGCACAGTCAGGAGATTAATGAAAATCCCTGGCAAAGGCCACAGAGCAGTGGGGCtgacggcagcagcaacaacaacgtcTGCGACATACCCAACTGTGGCAAAATCCTGTGGATACATCGCCGGGAATACGATTACAATAGATCCGCCCCTCTAAGGCCACCTTCCCCTTCGAACTACCATGGTGTTCCGAGCGCCGTGGGCTACCACGTGGTGGGACTGCCCCTAACACCGCAGCCTAACCAACGACAGGCCTATCTGGCCAACCAACATGCCATTGGGGCTACCATGCCACTGCTCctgtggcagcagcaacagcagttgctgcagcaacagcggcaacatcaGCAGAATCTGCAACAGCTGCAGCATCGGAAATATCAGAACATGCAACATCGGTGGCCAAGCAGTTAGTATATAGCTTAAAGTCTGCACTAAATTATATAATCGTATTAGGATGTCAGATAGGTTATCAACCGAGACTTCTTTGCCATTGTTATTAACTAGCTCTCCTGATTATTTCATATAAAGGCACACGTACATTTCgcaaataacttaaaaatactttaaaatacTTTCTCAAGTGGCTCAAATTTTTCCCAATTATTTCTCTATGATAGACCCCCCAGTGAGATAAAAGAAAGTCAAGCGATCGATTGAACCCCTTTGCAGCTCCCACCGTTATATTCGCTTTGCACTTTCTCATTTGACTAAGCGACCTTCCTGTTTTGCACTTTCTCACGGTTTTTCTTTTgcaaaaaagtaaaaactCGTTATCACCTGGACCGCCTAAGATTGGCGAAGAGAGGTGGCCAAAAGAGAGGCCAGCTTTTGGCCGCGCTCTACACGTTTCAATGCCAAAGTCTTTGATAAAAGCTTGAAAAGTAGTTAGCAGGAAAAGCTTTTTACTATGATCAAGATGAAGAAGCATAATGGGAagtacactgagcgaaaatgGTTATCCAATAGAGCCGTAGAGACCATTAATGTGGCAAAAAACACTTTTACACTTTTGCCCATTTCTTAAGATTTATTTAAAGGAAAGACAGTACAGAAATtgttttaatctttaattttttgttgcgTGATAAAGTTACCAATATTCGACCGCTCTGACCCACTGTTCCACCAACAAGCAATTCACACACCCCACTgcaccaccaacagcaacaacaattaaacGTGAGGCGGCGCCGCCAAAAAACGGAACTTGTAGTAATACGAACGCCGCTATCTCTGGGAATTACTCACCCGGCAGAGAGTCGAAATCGAAATCTCTTTGACGTCGACGCGAAGCTTCGTCTTCTGGTCTTCCCTCTCTGTCTCGTCTTCTCCAGCTATCCCTCTCTCGCTCTGTTTCCCTATATTGCTTAGCTGCCTTGGGGTCCCcattcaatttcgatttcggtTTCAGTTGAGCGCTGCGCGTGCTACGGTAAAGTCGAACACTATTCTCCCTCTCTTTCCGCCCCCTCTCTCACCGGCTCTTTCTCCGGCTCCAGTGAAGCGCGAagcttgtttgttgttgcccgCCGATTCACCCCAGCTTTATCAGAGAATTGGTGCTCAGGCTTCGATTCCAATTCTAGATTCTGATTGATAGTTGTGACTAATGAGCGCTCAACGAAGAAAACAGTAAAGAAAAGCGTTTAAAACTTAATTGAGCGTGAAATGCGAGGAAAAGCCTTGAAAGCCCCTTGTGTTTCTGTGTGTGCTTGTTTGTGTCTCCAGAATGGATGGAAATATGCAAAGCTTTCCATACAGGGCATGCTATAATAGCCAAAGTGTTCTTAATTGTGCACTTTTGTCCAATTTAAAGCAGTTCAATCGCTTTATTAACTAAAATATCCAATGATAACGTATTAATATAACACAGGCTGCCTAGAATGTGCTACAAATAGAGCTACCTTGATAGTTAAACCTGTTTATAAAAGAAGATAACACTATCACATTGATAGCACTGTGATTTTTCTCCGTGCAATCACTTTCAAACGCTGGCAAAATATGCCGCAGCGAATCAGTGAAAGTGAAAATCCCAATCCCCCGAGTGTCAATTAAGCCTCTCTTTCCATTTCTTCACTTGGCGTAAACAGCACGTACAAAGCTGTtgttaattgttgttgttcgaaGACAAAGCTTTGTGGCTCATGGTTCATTTGCCgtgaaaatatttgtgcagCTGCCCCAACAATTCCGCCTCCCCCGCCACCCTTCCCTCATCATTCTCTCAAGGCTTTCCCCTTGAGATTTTCCGATTCAGGTCAATAGATGCTGAAGCTAAATTCTTTCTTAATCAGTTGACCGTCTGCTGCGCAATTCACTTGTAGTATCAATTGAGAAGGAATGGATCTGGGCTACTTTAGGCGATGAGTAACTTCGCTGGACTCGAATGCATCTTAGTTGGCTTAGGAAAGCTCCATGACTCTGAGAGTTCAGTTCCCCCCTTCACAGCGCAAGCATCAGATTGTTAAGCTAACGAACATTAACTTCAATTGCAGCTAATTCTCCATTTAAAAGAGCTGCTTTATTCAATTTGATATTGTGGAATGCCACTTTTACTGGTCGGGGTACCAAGTGGGGGCTATGAGCTGGCTGTTTATTTGCCTACCAATTGGCAGACTGATATGTACGCCGCACCCGACTCCCCAGATAAGCCATTGTTTCGTAACAGAAGCGGCGGCAGTTACGACGATTTGCGGTTAGATCGTCTTACGACTCAGACAACTACGATGGCGAGAAGAGATTGTTGTTTGTAGGGTAAACAACGCGTACACTCGGCGAAAATGGGTTCGTCGCTCAACCAACTTGTTTAGGAGCGGCGGGTGACTAGATCTCATTGAGAACCCCATCGGTAATAGAGCTCTGGGTTTTAGAACATGCATATAGATTATATGGTTGCCTGGGGAACCAACGAAGGCGAAGACGCATCGCTTGAGCTTTAGCCTGAAACCGCATCTTGCCACTTTGTGCCTCTCATCTGAACAGAGTCTCCCAATCATTACTATGCCACAGACGTGAACATCCACTTCAAGACCCCCATCAGGCATGAGCAGCGTCAGAACTTGTCGGAAGAGGAACTAGCCATTCGCCAAGCGGAGCACATGCAGAAGCTCTACCACGAGGAGCGCCGTCGCAAGTATCTACAGGAGCTGCAGGACATGAATTCGCGCCGCCACACGGACAACTTCACCCCGTCGCAGAAGTCGCCCATCGCCCTCAATCGCTACGATGACTTCCCCACGGACGTGACCCTCAAGTCGCTGGTGGGCCCCAAGACGGTGGCCCGGGCTCTCTTTAACTTCCAGGGACAGACCTCGAAGTATGTAGCCCGTAAGGAGGAGTCTTCCAAGCAGCACTATATCCATATTCATTTCAGGGAGCTATCCTTCCGCAAGGGCGACACAATCTACATCAGGCGGCAGATTGATGCCAACTGGTATGAGGGCGAGCACAATGCCATGATTGGACTGCTTCCAGCCAGCTATGTTGAGGTGAGTGGAATTCTTGACACCAGCGATTCTATCTTCATCTGTTAGAATGCAGTCCAGCGATAAGCTCGGAACCGTAaagttcctttttttttaaatttatataattatatataaatatttatataaatcatTGGAGATCGATCCAATGAACAAGCCCACGGAGATCGTTCCTAATCTTAATCttacttttttatatagaacAAAGACAATGGAATCAAACTAAACTTAATTTCTTTTGACTAAAGATCAAAAGATTATTAATGCTTAGggacaaatatatatatatatttactgtGTGATTGCAGTTCTTAAAAAACTGAAGAAAAGGATATTTATTGATAATGAATTCAactcattttaaaattctagATTGTCAGTCGAGATGGAGCCCGTACCCCATCCAAACGGCCATCGGAGGGTCAGGCCCGTGCCAAATACAACTTCCAGGCCCAGTCGGGCATTGAACTCTCCTTGAACAAGGGCGAATTGGTCACTTTGACACGCCGAGTGGATGGCAACTGGTTCGAGGGCAAGATTGCCAACAGGAAGGGCATCTTCCCGTGCTCCTACGTGGAGGTTTGTTTTATAACTAGCAACCAATCTCTGTAGTTAGCTAATCCCATTTTAACCTTAAGGTACTTACTGATATTGGTGCTGAGGACATTGCGGCCAGGACAACCACCGTGATCACCAGCCAGAGCACCACGAATCTGCGGCCCAATCTCGACGTGCTGCGCACAAACATCAACAATGAGTTCAATACGCTGACGCAAAATGGAGCACAGCCACCGAACGGAATCCTCAAGGAAACGCGGACACTTCACAAGACGGACGCCCTCCATGTGGACACCAGTTCCGAACCATTGGCGTGAGTAATCCTATCAAATATCAATGAAACTGTCCAAAAGAATGCATCCTGTTTTGAGACTATAACAGACTGAAAATAGGGGATAAGACAGATGCATTCTTCTAGACATCTTTCTAAGTGTATTACTTTGGTTAGATCAAAACAATACCATTATTAACATGAGATCTTCTTTAGGTACCGCGCACTGTACAAGTACCGGCCCCAGAACTCCGACGAACTGGAACTGCTCGAGGGAGATGTGGTCCATGTGCTGGAGAAGTGCGACGACGGATGGTTCGTGGGCACCTCGCAGAGGACCGGCTGCTTCGGCACATTCCCCGGCAACTACGTGGAACGGGCCTAGAGGAGATCGATCCAATGATCCAGCCCCCGGAGCGGCGATCGTGCCTAATCTTAATGAATTTGTAGTCTAATACGAGGAGGAATCAGCGTGGCCGGGGCAAAGGCAGTTCTATGATTAACTCTGATTTGGTTTTACTGGATTATTTTATGTTGTTGTTGAATAATTCTTATCCCGCTAATTCTGCTGCTTTCGTTTTGCCGTATTTTAaagctatttatttatttttaaacagagCATTAATTTTATCAATGTTGGAATTACGTTTATTTATGACATCCAAATATTAACCAAAAGTTGTCCCCTCCACCTCCCCCActccaacacacacacacaccaaatATCGAAGGACCTTAATTAAgatcatacatacatacatatgtactttgTCGTTTACCTACTAATTTTAACTAGTCACAGCTAATTTCCAAAAAGAATATCAATtgcgaaaaaaagaagagaccGTTGAACTAAAGTGCCTTAAAGTTGAAATTTAAATGACTAAAACGatataaaatgtttcaaaGTGCTAAGATTCAAGTGCCCTTGTTGAGTCGGCAGAGTGGATAATTACTATTGATaattatgaatattatttatgatattgTCGTGTCCGAACCAACagaaaccattttaaaaaatctATACAAAAATCGTTTATTACACAGACACTGTTGCAAGCGTAATTAGTAAATAAAGAagaaactaaaaaacaaaatggattattttatatttttattgggtTTTTGGGTTGGATCATACAAATAACTTGTAAatgatgcaaatgcaaatatcaCAAGCATATACAGATACAAGCAAAGGTGCCCTATTAATTTCATATATAAAATCTATATATCTCCAATTAgtatttgggcaaattttatGGTTTCAAGAAATAACATTAAACTTAACAAATACCACTCAACTCTGACATAAGATTAACAGTAGCTCCTTGAGTAACTTATACTGACTATCCGGATTAACTTGCCGGCAATCACGTTTCTGCCAGTTTTCGCTTTCGCTCCTGTTTCAGCTCCCGCTTGACAGCCCGCTGCTCCAGTTCTTCCGTGTACTCGGCGTACATCGCGAAAAGGGCGGGGTAGAGCTTGTGGTAGTGCTGCAGATCCTCAACGGTCACTTCCATATTATCAAAGGCTATTGCAACTCGTTGCATATCCTCATCACTCGGTAATCGCGGGCACTTAGCGTAACGCTGCGAAAAGTGGGAGAGAATCGTATGGCGGGCGTTCATATTCCGCCCCTGCTGAATAGCCTGCGACACGGTGCTGTGCGTCTTTAACCGCGCCTCCTCCTCCAAGTCATCCTCCATTGTCGCCTCGTGAATAAGAACGGTGGAGTCGCGGCCCAGATCGATCAGATCCTGACATGGCATAGTGTCGCCGCTGTAAGTGATCTTGACGGGTTCGCTATTGTGCTTTGCCGCCAGAGTTAGGCTTATTCCGAAAGAGTTGGGGCAGTGCCTAACTAGGCAGGTGGATATGGACGTAATTCCTAGACGTTCAACTTGTTCACCGCTCAGGGGACTAGCTAGGAGTTCACCGTTGCCCACTAGAGTATACGCATCTTCTACGGTTTCTATTTGTCGATTGTAGAACTCCAACCAAGGTTCAATTTGGCGAGGAGCCAGCAGAATAAGTGGGTCTGCCCTAGGTTTTAATTGCCTCCTTTCCCGGAGCAGACCAATCAATCCAATGTGGTGGTCGGCATGCAAATGGGATACATAAATCGCCTGTAGCTGGCGAAGAATCAACTGCCCTTTCTCGTGTCCATATAGTCGTACAATTTGACCATAAGTTCCTTCTCCACAATCCAACAACACGTAGGCATCAATTGCAGTCCTGATCAGAATGGAGCTCACGTTTCGCGTCTTATTGGGAATGCAGGAGCCTGTGCCCAAGAAAATTATCTTCGGGTAGCTATCGGCAGAATTGTCAGGGAAACTATACTCTTCTTTGAATTTGGCCAATAGTTCCAGAAATCCTGGTACGGCATGGGTCTCCTTAACATACTCCTCTGGTGTGAGTTTGGACTCAAGAGTGCGATCCAGACCTTCaggtaataaaaatatacttaTAGCATTGAATGGTAAGTAAAAAATAGTACCAACCTTTCCTTGGTCTCAGGTGATAGTTTGTCATGGCGACCACACCCTGTTCTTCTGTCTCGTTAGCCTTTGCATTTGCTTTGTCCTCCGAATCGGCCTCGTCCAACTTCGTTTTTTTAAGGTTTAGACTGAGAGTCTGACTCTGGCAGGACAATTGTTCGCCCAGGAGTGGAAATACTTGCGGTGCCAGTTGGTGGAGTTGGTGTTGAATGCGATGGGCGGCTGCATAGCCTGAGAATTGGTTGAGG
The sequence above is drawn from the Drosophila melanogaster chromosome 2R genome and encodes:
- the CAP gene encoding CAP, isoform AA — translated: MFAPKFKARAPPGSGVWTPYGSSGDLNQSGATSATPPPPPPPSLPVWTPQPSPVLSGRKEFRPVRFESPTLPRRYTAQQQQKTTTTIPPWSSAENGEGGPPPTAPASLNSVNSNSDYAETDCSGHFGPVAPSASVSDKIRTFERSSSNSELQRPFVRRQLSDASRPAYRPNEVIYKVKHEYMSEPETGSDRPRKMAQLGRRQYDGIGPVTNDGMPIILRSEVKEPHQHEWYKRLYQTIHKQKNGDDFVIRYKCPRARPSYKSNGYVSEPEPNYDSDYSTVRYRTQNPHRVQSVSSAVNVRNLNQDEKLYGTMPNPIKSAQNSYKNQPGRIENYTTGHSSVSEKEKKEWWDEVMDIFNGWLREHTRIPRIIIEFVDEFDGIGNLEQSKLSPLYTEGNLSRALAKESGYTSDSNLVFRKKEVPVSSPLSPVEQKQAYKSLQAGGEPPLLGFRKPAPEKPRDLDPNAPPIPPQPPVKGLSSYDFPYSTDTVDGSDVNIHFKTPIRHEQRQNLSEEELAIRQAEHMQKLYHEERRRKYLQELQDMNSRRHTDNFTPSQKSPIALNRYDDFPTDVTLKSLVGPKTVARALFNFQGQTSKELSFRKGDTIYIRRQIDANWYEGEHNAMIGLLPASYVEIVSRDGARTPSKRPSEGQARAKYNFQAQSGIELSLNKGELVTLTRRVDGNWFEGKIANRKGIFPCSYVEVLTDIGAEDIAARTTTVITSQSTTNLRPNLDVLRTNINNEFNTLTQNGAQPPNGILKETRTLHKTDALHVDTSSEPLAYRALYKYRPQNSDELELLEGDVVHVLEKCDDGWFVGTSQRTGCFGTFPGNYVERA
- the CAP gene encoding CAP, isoform B; translation: MPNPIKSAQNSYKNQPGRIENYTTGHSSVSEKEKKENLEQSKLSPLYTEGNLSRALAKESGYTSDSNLVFRKKEVPVSSPLSPVEQKQAYKSLQAGGEPPLLGFRKPAPEKPREILEEFEFIQITPTLTKIRVSTKELEEEVEPVRKAATPPPAPPPPPPPPPHQSLATSRDHKPVKMFSQLSKNLPSFIPLSKKQQVSQQDDPPPRPPHRKSSCTKSTVRVLSSASKSRHEQCFQPPNGTAPGVSTITLRKVATSSCSRREPICRSKSAGAVSTLLQTLTATKETRLTRRVQQQQQQSRLRSSSPSRRPARLLALRHSSRSPVAFGRSISKERSFAEEKKRLENTLPANRTNFEASTNILRDPSLKSPQEVREAVRSYATSRSKSLPRLRHTTVSTTTRQTMCFPQVRPQTLLDCGTRSLRKSSSKTGKGQEKNGSNDSLPRSNSTFSIDSMVRQEIVPIAPPKTYVGKSRGSLSKALVPLQNSRSEGHVPRKRQSGKSTTKPPPPVTVHSYSESVREKTNFWNEYNAKQAMSLPQEYKFCPEDVCDFESHTIQQPCIEDLVWKYEGKEQRPPKQVTVTDIARPQSPQLSQERRFSPTREVRVPQISREVRSPSRRRIDSLRSKDKEQSLARASSLSSADDRKRATPAPSNGLYQCGELAHSATSLTHLERHSPSCRYRNNCERFTELNRFYSTLERVGQLERATSSSSFHPLRKDAELLDFDEWRRVRLHERAEKELQYLVGKLRDDQKQRDLHFRSKDVDSIKWRQEADQSLIAKKKSVEDLRENFEQLNLLRQQQQLQSEPVHRHWRRNTVADLACSLEHQALAEPEMERHLDNDLVSTLSKDQIKKITQQLNEIYSGNRHAPAVEEQYVVTVEKGSRPNGLKVRCNSTISKDQLLGPVQRKRDEQHSNQTLPRSTRSQSPVVVARETRGAIAAKNAELTLTKPPDVPPRPKPTPSQEIKSKPPPKAEPKVEAREPAEDISQKIQYFEDRQFDEPPKTIYHAREDSSPDEAEVMRLINQNMQERQRARQLHHHQELSNSLTDLSGVFGERPAARVNFHLHSPPDRPPDDTELISFGNGSPDHGDGSLELYSDSYYRSRSLSPQSQVSACSSSYLQRVYTGEVRKMRQHFESIQQSGEQSREPSNERRDFFGLSSLRRARSDPEMSAGSKDAPDTVTEAVSKEDVPRLTHKFELRAATPSPERGRKRLRSAQDRLMPHIDIISKTAALKRELPIPVRSSPTRSVSSNSHCFERLRMRYESPEPQTQSYLSTSHPDMRDVHDISPHLSADWVAHKHPEPTKPKDLPKKPQRVVRASSTSPLRPARSQNHQLSSRLTSCMKDIFANQKFDPNKHRPKARYVPDGAENGNQKSKDNGTLERLKKTAMVTFKDVNIHFKTPIRHEQRQNLSEEELAIRQAEHMQKLYHEERRRKYLQELQDMNSRRHTDNFTPSQKSPIALNRYDDFPTDVTLKSLVGPKTVARALFNFQGQTSKELSFRKGDTIYIRRQIDANWYEGEHNAMIGLLPASYVEIVSRDGARTPSKRPSEGQARAKYNFQAQSGIELSLNKGELVTLTRRVDGNWFEGKIANRKGIFPCSYVEVLTDIGAEDIAARTTTVITSQSTTNLRPNLDVLRTNINNEFNTLTQNGAQPPNGILKETRTLHKTDALHVDTSSEPLAYRALYKYRPQNSDELELLEGDVVHVLEKCDDGWFVGTSQRTGCFGTFPGNYVERA